Proteins found in one Drosophila innubila isolate TH190305 chromosome X, UK_Dinn_1.0, whole genome shotgun sequence genomic segment:
- the LOC117794013 gene encoding transcription factor btd: MTDAACNYLDHFALSQPKTVPQPYQQQQHLQLTSSSPEQHDGQQQQPRHDFINECNSNASSLLTLYAKQKIASKETTASMSMSTSTSISASHQGMPQMKLEMQYPPLASSTGSASPNSSISQSAASSASVSPSIFPSPAQSFASISASPLTPVGGSSSVSSSSSASASAAVAAAAAAAAADLGAAAVASAAYGWNTTTYTSLPTRAQYPYAQYATDYYGNVATVGVAASASAAWFSHQERLYQPWSSQSYPSFNFDDIAFQTQLQRRSVRCTCPNCTNEMSGLPPIVGPDERGRKQHICHIPGCERLYGKASHLKTHLRWHTGERPFLCLTCGKRFSRSDELQRHGRTHTNYRPYACPICSKKFSRSDHLSKHKKTHFKDKKKTRKALVAEAKSQSTSIKQERSDKTTTNTKKSIIKNTTATALKQEHPDAPSGLGYAPYINLYQQSSAVSTDLPLVPPPPLFQPQHQGDSLNRSRYDIWNNIISSNSNDMNQTTSENAISVRSLENSNSNSNSNSNSNSNSNSNSNSNSSSSNQTQHYAVLAMQSESHLSTEYGLTMSGLATGAGSDSSCNIGAIKSDYAGSYPSEFANTTGYGYVHHHHAAHTHAHAHHHHHQNAWAAAYHPHATA, from the exons ATGACTGACGCCGCCTGCAATTATTTGGATCACTTTGCATTGTCTCAACCGAAGACAGTGCCGCAGCcttatcagcagcagcaacatttgcaGTTGACATCATCGTCACCAGAGCAACATGAtggtcaacagcagcaaccaagGCATGATTTCATTAACGAATGCAACTCGAATGCTTCCTCTTTATTAACATTATatgccaaacaaaaaattgcatcAAAAGAGACAACAGCATCAATGTCAATGTCAACGTCAACATCAATATCAGCATCACACCAAGGAATGCCGCAAATGAAATTGGAAATGCAATATCCGCCGCTGGCATCATCCACTGGTAGTGCATCGCCCAACTCCAGCATATCGCAATCAGCAGCTTCCTCGGCATCGGTCTCACCCAGCATTTTTCCATCTCCAGCGCAATCGTTTGCCTCCATATCGGCTAGTCCATTGACTCCCGTAGGTGGCTCTTCCTCGGtctcatcctcatcatcgGCATCCGCATCggcggcagtggcagcagccgcagcagcagctgcggcTGATTTAGGTGCCGCGGCGGTGGCTAGTGCTGCTTATGGCTGGAATACGACTACCTACACTTCGCTGCCAACTAG AGCTCAATATCCGTATGCGCAATACGCCACCGATTACTACGGTAATGTGGCAACGGTTGGCGTGGCAGCATCGGCATCGGCCGCATGGTTCTCACATCAGGAGCGCTTGTATCAGCCGTGGTCATCACAAAGTTACCCAAGCTTTAATTTCGACGACATCGCCTTTCAGACGCAGCTCCAACGTCGTTCCGTGCGATGTACCTGTCCAAACTGCACCAACGAAATGAGCGGATTACCACCGATTGTTGGGCCTGATGAGCGTGGGCGCAAGCAGCACATCTGCCACATACCAGGCTGTGAGCGCCTTTACGGCAAAGCGTCACACCTCAAAACCCATTTACGGTGGCACACCGGCGAACGTCCGTTCCTCTGTCTCACTTGTGGAAAACGCTTTTCGCGCTCCGATGAACTTCAGCGCCATGGACGTACACACACCAACTATCGGCCATACGCCTGTCCCATTTGCTCAAAAAAGTTCTCCCGCAGCGATCATCTTAGCAAGCACAAGAAGACCCATTTCAAggataaaaaaaagactaGAAAAGCGCTGGTTGCCGAGGCCAAGTCACAGTCAACATCCATTAAGCAGGAGAGGTCGGATAAGACCACCACTAACACTAAGAAGAGCATCATCAAGAACACAACGGCGACAGCG TTGAAACAGGAGCACCCGGATGCTCCAAGTGGTTTGGGATACGCACCTTACATAAATCTTTATCAGCAATCTTCAGCAGTCTCTACTGATCTGCCACTTgtaccaccaccaccactgTTCCAGCCGCAGCATCAGGGAGATTCTCTTAACAGAAGCAGATATGACATCTGGAATAATATCATCAGTAGCAATAGCAACGACATGAATCAAACTACCTCAGAAAATGCCATATCGGTAAGATCATTGGAAAATtccaacagtaacagcaacagtaacagcaacagtaacagcaacagtaacagcaacagcaacagcaacagcagcagcagtaaccAGACGCAACACTATGCAGTGCTTGCCATGCAGAGTGAGTCACATCTGTCAACGGAGTACGGTTTAACCATGTCGGGCTTGGCAACCGGAGCGGGCAGCGATAGCAGTTGCAACATTGGTGCCATAAAGTCCGATTACGCCGGCAGCTATCCGTCAGAGTTTGCGAACACCACCGGATATGGCTAtgtgcatcatcatcatgctGCTCATACCCATGCCCatgctcatcatcatcatcatcaaaatGCGTGGGCCGCCGCCTATCATCCACATGCAACGGCCTAG